From the Bacillus tuaregi genome, one window contains:
- a CDS encoding iron chelate uptake ABC transporter family permease subunit gives MRNWTKIGILFIAAAILIAVFLFTDIRGSWEYVLSKRTEKIAAMALTGAAIAFATVIFQTITNNKILTPSIIGLDSLYMLIQTVLVFAFGSSLSLMSKSVNFFISIALMVLFVGILYKIIFKREGSNLYFLLLIGIIFGTLFQSASTFMQVLIDPNEFMRVQDKMFASFNNINGDLLLLSAVLILLVTLYFLPFRKYLDVISLGKEQAINLGVDYDRIVKRLLIIVAILISIATALVGPITFLGLLVVNVTYQLFNTYKHTFLILGSMLVSIIALVGGQLIVERVFTFSTTLSVIVNFIGGVYFIYLLLKQSKA, from the coding sequence ATGCGTAATTGGACAAAAATCGGAATACTCTTTATAGCAGCAGCCATTCTTATCGCGGTCTTTTTATTTACCGATATTAGAGGATCCTGGGAGTATGTACTGTCGAAAAGAACTGAAAAAATCGCGGCTATGGCACTAACAGGAGCAGCGATTGCCTTTGCAACGGTTATATTCCAAACGATTACTAATAATAAAATTCTTACACCAAGTATCATTGGTCTGGATTCCCTTTATATGTTGATCCAAACAGTTTTGGTTTTTGCATTTGGCTCCAGTCTTAGTCTAATGAGCAAGAGCGTGAACTTTTTTATCTCCATTGCGCTTATGGTTCTATTTGTTGGAATTTTATACAAAATTATTTTTAAAAGAGAAGGCAGCAATCTTTATTTTCTCCTACTCATCGGAATCATCTTCGGTACCTTATTCCAAAGTGCATCAACCTTTATGCAGGTGCTAATCGATCCAAATGAGTTTATGAGAGTTCAAGATAAAATGTTTGCCAGCTTTAATAATATTAATGGGGACCTACTGCTCCTTTCAGCAGTCCTTATTCTCCTAGTAACCTTGTACTTCCTTCCATTTAGAAAGTATCTCGATGTTATCTCTTTAGGGAAGGAGCAGGCCATTAATTTAGGAGTGGATTATGATCGGATTGTGAAACGACTGCTAATTATTGTCGCTATCCTCATATCTATCGCAACCGCTCTAGTTGGTCCAATTACCTTTCTTGGTTTATTAGTTGTCAATGTCACCTATCAACTTTTCAACACGTATAAGCATACCTTTTTAATTCTCGGCTCGATGTTAGTTAGTATTATTGCCCTTGTCGGTGGTCAGTTAATAGTTGAGCGGGTATTCACCTTTTCAACAACCTTAAGTGTCATCGTGAATTTCATCGGTGGAGTGTACTTTATCTATCTTTTATTAAAACAAAGCAAAGCCTAG
- a CDS encoding iron ABC transporter ATP-binding protein, giving the protein MLSVRNLTKRFGTKKVVDGVTMKIQKQKITSFIGPNGAGKSTVLSMISRLILADEGMIHIDEKELSSCKSNDLAKKISILKQSNHINVRLTVRELVSFGRFPYSQGRLTKEDWQFVDEAIEYMELEDMQEKYLDELSGGQRQRAYIAMVIAQNTEYILLDEPLNNLDMKHSVQIMKVLRRLVDELGKTVVIVIHDINFASCYSDYIVALKDGKVVQEGPTDEIIKPAVLKNIYDMDINIEHIDNNKICVFYA; this is encoded by the coding sequence ATGTTAAGTGTTAGAAATTTGACAAAACGATTTGGTACGAAGAAAGTGGTAGACGGGGTCACGATGAAAATTCAAAAGCAGAAGATTACTTCGTTTATTGGTCCGAATGGTGCAGGGAAAAGTACCGTCCTATCGATGATTAGTCGCTTAATTCTGGCAGATGAAGGAATGATTCATATTGATGAAAAAGAGCTTTCATCCTGTAAAAGCAATGATTTAGCCAAGAAAATTTCAATCCTGAAGCAGTCTAACCATATCAATGTCCGCTTAACCGTTAGGGAGCTTGTTTCCTTTGGACGCTTCCCATACTCACAGGGTCGTCTAACAAAAGAGGATTGGCAATTCGTTGATGAAGCGATTGAGTACATGGAGCTTGAGGATATGCAGGAAAAGTACCTTGATGAGCTGAGCGGCGGGCAGCGACAACGGGCCTATATCGCGATGGTTATCGCACAAAACACTGAATATATTCTTCTCGATGAACCGCTTAATAACCTTGATATGAAGCATTCTGTGCAAATTATGAAGGTGCTGCGCAGATTAGTTGATGAACTTGGAAAAACAGTGGTTATTGTGATCCATGACATTAACTTTGCCTCCTGCTACTCCGATTATATTGTGGCATTAAAGGATGGGAAGGTTGTACAGGAAGGTCCAACAGACGAAATTATCAAACCAGCTGTATTAAAGAATATTTATGATATGGATATCAATATCGAGCATATCGATAACAATAAAATCTGTGTTTTTTATGCATAG
- a CDS encoding siderophore ABC transporter substrate-binding protein — protein MKQKLMVFILAIFVLILAACSSESSTEESKSTDSAEPKETAEAKEMTVKHLLGETPVKVNPENVVVFDFGVLETLDTLGVEAVSALPKEGTIPSQLEKYTSDDYESVGSLKEPDFEKINELQPELIIISARQQELYEDFQEIAPTIYMGVDTTKYMESFKENTEILGQIFDKEAEVKEELAKVDEAIQALNEKAAALEDKALVTLINEGNISAYGPESRFGIIHDVFGVKAVDENLEVSTHGQSVSFEYLVEKDPEILYVIDRGAVVTTGQASSPAKEVLNNDLVKGTKAFKEDRIVYLDPNVWYLSGGGLISVTEMVKAIDESL, from the coding sequence ATGAAGCAGAAATTAATGGTTTTTATCTTAGCGATATTTGTTCTCATTTTAGCAGCATGCAGTTCTGAATCATCAACAGAAGAAAGCAAGAGCACAGACTCAGCTGAACCGAAAGAAACAGCTGAAGCAAAAGAAATGACGGTTAAACATTTATTAGGTGAAACTCCTGTAAAGGTTAACCCGGAAAATGTGGTTGTGTTTGATTTTGGCGTATTAGAAACATTAGATACATTAGGAGTTGAAGCAGTTTCAGCATTGCCAAAGGAAGGTACAATACCGAGCCAGCTAGAAAAATATACTTCTGATGACTATGAAAGTGTTGGATCATTAAAGGAACCTGATTTTGAAAAGATTAACGAGCTTCAACCGGAACTCATTATTATCTCAGCTAGACAACAAGAATTATATGAAGATTTCCAAGAAATTGCGCCAACGATTTATATGGGTGTAGATACGACAAAGTACATGGAATCATTTAAAGAAAATACAGAAATCCTTGGTCAAATTTTTGATAAGGAAGCAGAAGTAAAAGAAGAATTAGCAAAAGTGGATGAAGCGATTCAAGCACTTAATGAAAAAGCAGCAGCATTAGAGGATAAAGCATTAGTAACATTAATTAATGAAGGTAATATCAGTGCCTATGGACCAGAATCACGCTTTGGCATCATTCATGATGTATTCGGTGTAAAAGCAGTGGATGAGAACCTTGAGGTTTCAACACATGGTCAGAGTGTTTCTTTTGAATACCTAGTCGAGAAGGATCCTGAAATCCTTTATGTTATTGACCGCGGTGCTGTTGTAACAACAGGTCAAGCGTCAAGCCCGGCAAAAGAAGTGTTAAACAATGATCTTGTGAAGGGAACAAAGGCGTTTAAAGAAGACCGTATTGTTTACCTTGATCCTAACGTATGGTATCTATCTGGCGGCGGACTTATTTCTGTAACGGAAATGGTCAAAGCAATCGACGAAAGCCTATAA
- a CDS encoding QueT transporter family protein, translating to MNIKTLAVNGIVAALYIAVSFVIQPFGFTNVQFRVSEMFNHLIVFNKKFIYGIVLGVFLTNLFFSPMVAYDLVFGVGQSIVALLVTIFSMRYIKGIWARMAFNTIVFTFTMFIIAFELNLAFGLPFLFTWLTTAAGELVVMVIGAPIMYAVNKRVDFAKMLETSVSFSKHKVISEKG from the coding sequence ATGAATATCAAAACCCTTGCAGTCAATGGCATTGTGGCGGCATTATATATTGCTGTTAGCTTTGTCATTCAGCCTTTTGGCTTCACGAATGTACAATTTCGTGTCTCTGAGATGTTCAATCATCTCATCGTATTTAACAAGAAATTTATTTACGGAATTGTCCTTGGCGTTTTCTTAACTAACCTTTTCTTTTCGCCAATGGTTGCCTATGATCTTGTCTTTGGTGTTGGACAGTCGATTGTTGCCCTTCTCGTGACCATCTTCTCAATGCGTTACATTAAAGGCATCTGGGCCAGAATGGCCTTTAACACGATTGTATTCACCTTCACCATGTTCATCATTGCCTTTGAGCTGAACCTTGCGTTCGGACTTCCATTCCTCTTTACTTGGCTAACAACAGCTGCCGGAGAACTGGTTGTCATGGTGATTGGCGCACCGATTATGTACGCCGTCAATAAACGGGTCGATTTTGCAAAAATGCTGGAAACCTCCGTTTCCTTTTCAAAGCATAAAGTTATATCAGAAAAAGGCTGA